In Bryobacteraceae bacterium, the following proteins share a genomic window:
- a CDS encoding enolase C-terminal domain-like protein gives MNRRLALRTLSGGGGLAAMAAAPEPLAAAQQAARRGLPPLKITGVKVFLTQPAGDHLVIVKVLTSEPGLYGVGCATHRERPYAVAAAIEKHLAEFLVGRNCDEIEDIWQSAYVSSYFRSGVTLNNSLSGVDGALWDILGKRLGAPVYQLLGGKVRAAAPLYAHASGKTFQEVEDGVRRWMEQGYRHVRVQVATPGFSGYGVSGASTSDTVRGMRPEGAADSPVYEPTPYVNNIIKAFDYLRTKLGFDVELLHDVHERVFPAQAMLLAKALEPYRLFFLEDPFAPEDVGWFRILRQQTATPLAMGELFVNRQEWLPLVAERLIDFIRIHISAVGGLNMARKVAACCEFFNVRTAWHGPGNVSPVGHAVNLHLDLATYNFGIQEQNFFPDVVREVFPGAPEIRGGYMYSNGKPGLGIDLDEKLAAKYPFKTPGGSRGNDRRLDGSVVRP, from the coding sequence ATGAACCGCAGACTCGCACTTCGCACGCTTTCCGGCGGCGGTGGTCTCGCAGCCATGGCCGCCGCACCGGAACCGCTCGCCGCCGCCCAGCAGGCTGCCCGGCGAGGCCTGCCGCCGTTGAAGATCACCGGCGTGAAAGTGTTTCTCACGCAGCCCGCCGGAGACCACCTGGTGATCGTGAAGGTGCTCACCAGCGAACCAGGGCTCTACGGAGTCGGCTGCGCCACGCATCGCGAACGGCCCTACGCCGTGGCGGCGGCCATCGAGAAGCACCTCGCTGAGTTTCTAGTGGGGAGAAACTGCGACGAAATCGAAGACATCTGGCAATCGGCCTATGTGTCGTCGTACTTCCGCAGCGGCGTCACCCTTAACAACTCGCTCAGCGGAGTGGACGGCGCGCTGTGGGACATCCTCGGGAAACGTCTCGGCGCACCCGTCTATCAACTGCTCGGCGGAAAGGTGCGGGCCGCGGCGCCGCTCTACGCCCACGCGAGCGGCAAAACGTTTCAGGAAGTCGAAGACGGCGTACGGCGGTGGATGGAACAAGGCTACCGGCACGTGCGGGTCCAGGTGGCGACGCCCGGATTTTCGGGCTATGGCGTTTCCGGCGCGTCCACCTCGGACACCGTCCGCGGCATGCGTCCGGAAGGTGCGGCTGATTCGCCCGTCTACGAGCCGACGCCCTACGTCAACAACATCATCAAGGCGTTCGACTATCTCCGGACGAAACTCGGCTTCGACGTGGAACTGCTGCACGACGTTCACGAGCGCGTCTTCCCGGCGCAGGCGATGCTGCTCGCGAAGGCGCTCGAACCCTATCGGCTGTTCTTCCTTGAAGATCCGTTCGCTCCGGAAGACGTTGGCTGGTTCCGCATCCTGCGCCAGCAGACGGCGACGCCGCTCGCCATGGGCGAACTGTTCGTGAACCGGCAGGAATGGCTCCCGCTGGTGGCCGAGCGCCTCATCGATTTCATCCGCATTCACATCTCCGCCGTGGGCGGACTCAACATGGCGCGCAAGGTTGCCGCCTGCTGCGAGTTCTTCAACGTCCGGACGGCTTGGCACGGTCCTGGAAACGTCTCGCCGGTCGGCCACGCAGTGAACCTGCACCTCGATCTGGCCACGTACAACTTCGGCATCCAGGAGCAGAACTTCTTCCCGGATGTGGTGCGCGAGGTCTTCCCGGGCGCGCCCGAGATCCGCGGCGGCTACATGTACTCGAACGGCAAGCCCGGGCTCGGGATCGATCTCGACGAGAAGCTGGCGGCAAAATATCCATTCAAAACGCCGGGCGGCAGCCGTGGTAACGACCGCCGGCTGGACGGATCCGTCGTACGGCCCTGA
- a CDS encoding Hsp20/alpha crystallin family protein, with protein sequence MLIKHRPLDDFGLARSMRDFDDVVRTFFNESPVAAQPWTPAVDIAETEHELVVKADLPEVKAEDIEVKVENGTLTLKGKREFEKKDETKGFHRIERSYGSFVRAFTLPDSIDAEKIDAAYTNGVLTITLGKKEIAKPRTVKVNVQAA encoded by the coding sequence ATGCTCATCAAACACCGTCCCTTGGATGATTTCGGGCTCGCCCGCTCCATGCGCGATTTCGACGACGTCGTTCGCACTTTCTTCAATGAGTCCCCCGTCGCCGCACAGCCGTGGACTCCAGCCGTCGACATCGCCGAGACCGAGCACGAGCTCGTCGTCAAGGCCGATCTCCCCGAGGTGAAAGCCGAGGACATTGAGGTCAAGGTCGAAAACGGCACGCTCACCCTCAAGGGCAAGCGCGAATTCGAGAAGAAGGACGAGACAAAGGGATTCCACCGGATCGAGCGCAGCTACGGCAGCTTCGTCCGCGCCTTTACCCTGCCCGACTCGATCGACGCGGAAAAAATCGACGCCGCCTATACCAACGGCGTCCTTACGATCACCCTCGGCAAGAAGGAGATCGCCAAGCCCCGTACGGTGAAGGTGAACGTCCAGGCGGCGTAA
- a CDS encoding 3-hydroxyacyl-CoA dehydrogenase/enoyl-CoA hydratase family protein, with the protein MRTIKRVAVLGAGTMGSRIAAHFANAGIPALLLDLPGPAPDRSAPARRGLEAAAKQKPGPFFNDGARARIETGNFEDHLGALSRCDWVIEAVTENLDIKRELWSKVDAVAAAGAILSTNTSGIPLHKIAEGFPAAFRSRFLGTHFFNPPRYLHLVEVIPTAQTDPDLVGFVSHFCDARLGKGVVLCKDTPNFIANRIGSFFGGTIHKLALEQGLSVEEVDLLTGGLIGLPNSASFRLLDIVGIDVWAFVGRNLSELTPHDRWRDRFLPSPFVEEMMQRNWLGEKSGQGFYRRVGSGDKRVIEAVDLKTFEYHPAARVSMPGVEQVRAQDDLGTRLRALVADTGKAGGFLWPLFRDLLLYSAERIPEISDRVVEIDRAMRWGYANTLGPFEIWDALGFEDTFRRMEREGCDIPHAIVAMRRNGATSFYQRSAPGAHPRTEYFDLGHQTHLELESRPGILVLSDCKRSGGVIKTNAGASLVDLGDGVVCLEFHTKMNTLGEDIFAMMYAGIAETAANGQAMVIANQGGDFSAGANLMLVLLAAQEEEWDDLSLAIQRFQQANMAIKYAPKPVVAAPFGRTLGGGAEISLHAARVQASAELYMGLVEVGVGVIPAGGGCKELVLRWQDPKRAFETIGFAKVSSSAEDARDIGFLRESDNVSMNQERLIADAKSLALSMVSEYVPGAPREDIAVSGDAAYAVMKIGAWMARQGSYITDYDLEVAGKLAHVLSGGRLTGEQTVSEQYLLDLEREAFLSLCGNPKTQQRMQHTLKTGKPLRN; encoded by the coding sequence ATGAGAACGATCAAACGCGTGGCGGTGCTCGGAGCCGGCACCATGGGGAGTCGTATTGCCGCACATTTCGCCAACGCGGGGATTCCGGCGCTACTGCTCGACCTGCCAGGTCCGGCGCCGGACCGAAGCGCACCGGCCCGCCGCGGCCTGGAAGCCGCCGCGAAACAAAAACCCGGGCCTTTCTTTAACGACGGCGCCCGAGCCCGCATTGAGACCGGCAACTTCGAGGATCACCTCGGCGCGCTCTCGCGCTGCGACTGGGTGATCGAAGCCGTCACCGAAAACCTAGATATCAAGCGCGAGTTGTGGTCGAAGGTGGACGCGGTGGCGGCCGCCGGCGCAATCCTCTCCACCAACACCAGCGGCATCCCGCTCCACAAGATCGCCGAGGGTTTCCCGGCCGCTTTCCGGTCGCGCTTCCTCGGGACCCACTTCTTCAATCCACCCCGCTACCTGCACCTCGTGGAAGTGATCCCCACCGCGCAGACCGATCCCGATCTCGTCGGGTTCGTTTCCCACTTCTGCGACGCACGTCTGGGCAAGGGCGTGGTGCTGTGCAAGGACACGCCGAACTTCATCGCGAACCGGATCGGCAGCTTCTTCGGCGGGACGATCCATAAACTGGCGCTCGAGCAAGGGCTTTCGGTGGAAGAGGTGGACCTGCTGACCGGCGGGCTCATCGGCCTCCCCAACTCCGCCAGTTTCCGCCTGCTCGACATCGTCGGCATCGACGTGTGGGCTTTCGTTGGCCGCAACCTCTCCGAACTCACGCCGCACGACCGTTGGCGCGACCGGTTTCTCCCGTCGCCATTCGTGGAGGAGATGATGCAGCGCAACTGGCTCGGCGAGAAGTCCGGCCAGGGGTTCTACCGGCGGGTCGGGTCGGGCGACAAGCGCGTGATCGAAGCCGTCGATCTGAAGACGTTCGAGTATCACCCGGCGGCGCGCGTTTCGATGCCGGGCGTGGAACAGGTCCGCGCGCAGGACGATCTGGGAACGCGTTTACGGGCGCTCGTCGCCGACACGGGCAAGGCCGGCGGATTTCTATGGCCGCTGTTCCGGGACCTGCTGCTCTACAGCGCCGAACGGATTCCTGAGATCTCGGACCGCGTGGTGGAGATCGATCGCGCAATGCGCTGGGGCTATGCAAACACGCTCGGGCCGTTCGAGATTTGGGACGCGCTCGGCTTCGAGGACACCTTTCGCCGCATGGAGCGCGAAGGCTGCGACATTCCGCACGCCATCGTCGCGATGCGGCGCAACGGCGCGACGTCTTTCTACCAGCGCTCGGCGCCCGGCGCCCATCCGCGCACGGAGTATTTCGACCTTGGCCACCAAACGCACCTGGAACTGGAGTCGCGCCCCGGAATCCTCGTGCTCTCCGATTGCAAGCGGTCCGGCGGAGTCATCAAGACCAACGCCGGGGCTTCGCTCGTGGACTTGGGCGACGGCGTGGTGTGCCTCGAGTTCCACACCAAAATGAACACGCTCGGCGAGGACATCTTCGCGATGATGTACGCCGGTATCGCGGAGACGGCCGCCAACGGCCAAGCGATGGTAATCGCCAATCAGGGCGGCGATTTCAGCGCCGGCGCGAACCTGATGCTCGTGCTACTGGCCGCGCAGGAAGAGGAGTGGGACGATTTGTCGCTCGCCATCCAGCGCTTCCAGCAGGCCAACATGGCGATCAAGTACGCGCCGAAACCGGTGGTGGCGGCGCCGTTCGGGCGCACCCTCGGCGGCGGCGCGGAAATCTCCCTCCATGCGGCTCGCGTGCAGGCCTCGGCGGAATTGTACATGGGGCTGGTCGAAGTGGGCGTCGGCGTGATCCCCGCCGGCGGAGGATGTAAGGAACTGGTGCTGCGCTGGCAGGACCCCAAGCGCGCGTTCGAGACGATCGGCTTCGCCAAAGTCTCTTCGAGCGCCGAAGACGCCCGCGATATCGGCTTCCTGCGAGAATCCGACAATGTGTCGATGAACCAGGAGCGGCTCATCGCCGACGCGAAGTCGCTGGCGCTCTCCATGGTGTCGGAGTACGTGCCGGGCGCTCCGCGCGAAGACATCGCCGTGTCGGGCGACGCCGCCTATGCGGTCATGAAGATCGGCGCGTGGATGGCGCGCCAGGGAAGCTACATTACCGATTACGATCTCGAGGTGGCCGGCAAGCTCGCCCACGTGCTGAGCGGCGGCCGTCTCACTGGCGAACAGACGGTGAGCGAGCAGTATCTCCTCGACCTCGAGCGCGAGGCGTTCCTGAGTCTTTGCGGCAATCCGAAAACCCAGCAGAGGATGCAGCACACGCTCAAGACCGGGAAGCCTTTGCGAAACTAG
- a CDS encoding tannase/feruloyl esterase family alpha/beta hydrolase, which translates to MTFQWLPLLVVSAAAAAQQAPAECAALVHIALPGARISAAEPHAGSFTPPGAKPMLNLPAFCRVTGTIRPTPDSDIRFEIWLPAEWNGKFQGVGNGGFAGAISYGGLAGAIRHGYAAASTDTGHQAGGIDARWALGHPEKIADYGWRAIHEMTVAAKAIVKAHYGKPASKSYFSSCSNGGRQALMEAQRFPEDYDGIIAGAPANYITRLLALMITMEKALAAPGAHIPPAKLPAIQMASLAACDTRDGVADGVVENPAGCRPDYSTLACSGAENDTCLTRPQLDALRTITGGLVDRHGKRLFPPVSFGGESEQGGWLAWITGPRLEQSAAFGFGTQFFKNMVYSDPDWDYRKFDLDRDMAAAKKKMGPVLDAVDPDLSRFERRGGKLILYHGWCDAAIPAENTINYYRSVEKKMGSKKTLGFVRLFLAPGVQHCGGGAGPSSFGQGGPSGREPENDLNAALEQWVEHGSAPERVIAAKVEQGVTVRTRPLCAYPAVAAWKGAGSTDDAANFECK; encoded by the coding sequence GTGACATTCCAATGGCTGCCCCTCCTGGTCGTATCCGCGGCCGCAGCGGCGCAACAAGCGCCTGCTGAGTGCGCTGCCCTCGTCCACATCGCGCTCCCCGGCGCCCGGATCTCCGCCGCCGAACCGCATGCGGGTTCGTTTACTCCTCCCGGCGCGAAGCCGATGCTCAACCTCCCCGCCTTCTGCCGCGTCACCGGCACGATCCGCCCCACGCCCGATTCCGATATCCGCTTTGAAATCTGGCTACCCGCGGAATGGAACGGCAAGTTCCAAGGCGTGGGCAATGGCGGCTTCGCCGGCGCGATTTCCTACGGCGGCCTTGCCGGCGCGATCCGCCACGGCTACGCCGCCGCATCCACAGATACCGGCCACCAGGCAGGCGGCATCGACGCGAGGTGGGCGCTGGGGCATCCGGAGAAGATCGCCGACTACGGCTGGCGCGCGATCCACGAAATGACGGTGGCGGCGAAGGCGATCGTAAAGGCGCACTATGGCAAGCCTGCCTCGAAATCCTACTTCAGCTCCTGCTCGAATGGCGGCCGCCAGGCGCTGATGGAGGCGCAGCGGTTTCCGGAAGACTACGACGGGATCATCGCCGGCGCTCCGGCCAACTACATCACGCGGCTGCTGGCGCTGATGATCACCATGGAGAAAGCGCTGGCCGCTCCCGGCGCTCATATTCCACCGGCGAAGCTTCCGGCGATTCAGATGGCGTCGCTCGCTGCCTGCGACACACGGGACGGGGTTGCCGACGGCGTGGTGGAGAACCCGGCCGGCTGCCGGCCGGACTACTCAACGCTTGCCTGCTCCGGAGCGGAAAACGACACCTGCCTGACACGGCCCCAACTCGACGCGCTGCGTACGATCACCGGTGGGCTGGTGGATCGGCACGGCAAGCGCCTGTTTCCGCCTGTGTCCTTCGGCGGCGAGTCGGAGCAAGGCGGCTGGCTGGCGTGGATTACCGGTCCACGCCTGGAGCAGAGCGCGGCGTTCGGCTTCGGCACGCAGTTCTTCAAGAACATGGTCTACAGCGATCCCGATTGGGACTACCGGAAGTTCGACCTCGATCGCGACATGGCGGCGGCGAAGAAGAAAATGGGGCCAGTGCTTGATGCGGTGGACCCGGATCTATCGCGCTTTGAGCGCCGCGGCGGCAAATTGATCCTCTATCACGGCTGGTGCGACGCGGCAATTCCGGCCGAAAACACGATCAACTACTATCGCAGCGTCGAGAAGAAGATGGGCTCGAAGAAGACGCTTGGGTTCGTTCGCTTGTTTCTGGCGCCCGGCGTGCAGCACTGCGGCGGCGGAGCAGGGCCGTCGTCATTCGGGCAGGGCGGCCCGAGCGGCCGGGAACCGGAGAACGACCTGAATGCCGCGCTCGAACAGTGGGTGGAGCATGGAAGCGCCCCCGAGCGCGTGATCGCGGCCAAGGTGGAACAAGGAGTCACGGTGCGTACGCGCCCGTTGTGCGCGTATCCCGCCGTGGCCGCATGGAAGGGCGCCGGCAGCACCGACGACGCCGCGAACTTCGAGTGCAAATAA
- a CDS encoding class I SAM-dependent rRNA methyltransferase, which produces MTTVRVNRKGAGRVASGHPWIFASDVTERGAAEPGSTVTVADPSGRSIGTAHYSSTSQITLRMLGGPIPDAIKRATRYRASVVAGTDAWRVVHAEGDQLPGLIVDKYGDFLCIQLLSQGMDRARDDIAATLDGLFAPRAIVARNDAAVRKLESLPVEKTVLRGAVDGPAEVRMNGFRWRVDLLEGQKTGIYLDQRENYVSAAGYARGRALDCFASTGGFAIHMAARCDSVEAIDSSAPALETALANAGANAIANIEFRQADVFEQLAAYSHARRRFDTIVLDPPAFAKSRSAVEGAARGYRDINFRALRLLEPGGTLVTCSCSHHLSEAALLEIVAEAALQAGRTLRVVERRTQSRDHPILLTVPETHYLKCLILQAG; this is translated from the coding sequence ATGACCACGGTCCGAGTAAACCGGAAAGGGGCGGGGCGAGTCGCGTCCGGGCATCCCTGGATTTTTGCGAGCGACGTCACCGAGCGGGGCGCGGCCGAGCCTGGCTCGACAGTCACCGTCGCCGACCCCTCCGGCCGTTCGATCGGCACGGCGCACTACAGCTCCACCTCGCAAATCACGCTCCGGATGCTGGGCGGCCCGATCCCGGACGCGATCAAGCGCGCCACGCGCTATCGAGCTTCGGTCGTGGCCGGCACGGATGCTTGGCGGGTGGTCCACGCCGAAGGCGACCAACTCCCCGGACTGATCGTCGACAAGTACGGCGACTTTTTGTGTATCCAGTTGCTCAGCCAGGGCATGGACAGAGCGCGCGACGACATCGCAGCGACGCTCGACGGGTTGTTCGCGCCCCGTGCGATCGTGGCGCGGAACGACGCGGCGGTCCGCAAGCTCGAGAGCCTGCCAGTTGAGAAAACCGTACTGCGGGGGGCGGTGGATGGGCCGGCCGAGGTCCGCATGAACGGCTTCCGCTGGCGCGTGGATCTGCTCGAAGGACAGAAGACCGGCATCTATCTCGACCAGCGGGAGAACTACGTGTCCGCGGCCGGCTACGCCAGGGGCCGCGCGCTCGACTGCTTTGCATCCACTGGCGGCTTCGCCATCCACATGGCGGCGCGCTGCGACTCGGTGGAAGCCATCGACAGTTCCGCCCCCGCGCTCGAAACCGCGCTCGCCAACGCCGGCGCCAACGCAATCGCCAACATCGAGTTTCGCCAGGCCGACGTGTTCGAACAACTCGCGGCCTACTCTCACGCACGGAGGCGTTTCGACACGATCGTGCTGGATCCGCCGGCCTTCGCCAAATCACGCTCGGCTGTCGAGGGCGCGGCGCGTGGCTACCGCGACATCAACTTTCGCGCGCTGCGCCTGCTCGAGCCGGGCGGCACGCTGGTAACCTGCTCCTGCTCGCATCACCTGAGCGAGGCGGCGCTGCTCGAAATCGTCGCGGAGGCGGCGCTCCAAGCAGGCCGGACGCTACGCGTTGTAGAGCGCCGGACTCAATCGCGCGACCATCCGATTCTACTCACGGTTCCGGAGACGCACTACCTGAAGTGCCTGATCCTACAGGCCGGCTAG
- a CDS encoding zinc metalloprotease HtpX gives MNAIKTALLLGALSSLLLFGGRAIAGEQGLYLGLAAAIAMNFFSYFFSEKIALSTTGAQPVTPESHPQIYRRIGPMTADLAKRMDIPMPRLWVTPEPSPNAFATGRNPQHSSVAVTAGLLELMNDGELQGVIAHELGHIKNRDILTASVAATIASAISFLAQMAFFFGGRRHDDDDGGAWAGPLMFLVPLLIAPMIQMAISRTREYSADATAAKYCGTPHGLISALQRLEGFAKRIPMDASPAQAHMFIINPLKGMFSTHPSTTDRVARLQQLG, from the coding sequence ATGAACGCGATCAAAACCGCACTCCTTCTCGGCGCTCTCAGCAGCCTGCTGCTGTTCGGCGGCCGCGCGATTGCTGGCGAACAGGGCCTTTACCTGGGCCTCGCCGCCGCCATCGCGATGAACTTCTTCAGCTACTTCTTCTCCGAGAAGATCGCGCTCTCCACAACCGGCGCGCAGCCGGTGACGCCCGAGTCGCACCCGCAGATCTACCGCCGCATCGGTCCAATGACCGCCGATCTCGCCAAGCGCATGGACATCCCCATGCCGCGATTGTGGGTGACGCCGGAGCCGTCGCCGAACGCGTTCGCCACCGGCCGCAACCCGCAGCACTCTTCGGTGGCCGTCACCGCCGGCCTGCTCGAGCTGATGAACGACGGCGAGTTGCAGGGCGTGATCGCGCACGAACTCGGACACATCAAGAATCGCGACATTCTCACCGCCTCGGTGGCGGCGACGATCGCTTCGGCGATCTCGTTCCTTGCGCAGATGGCGTTTTTCTTCGGCGGACGGCGGCACGACGATGACGACGGCGGAGCGTGGGCGGGTCCGCTCATGTTCCTCGTCCCACTGCTGATCGCGCCTATGATCCAGATGGCGATCTCGCGGACGCGCGAGTACAGCGCGGACGCCACGGCGGCCAAATACTGCGGCACTCCGCATGGTCTCATTTCGGCGCTGCAGCGGCTGGAAGGGTTCGCCAAGAGGATCCCTATGGACGCCTCGCCCGCGCAGGCGCACATGTTTATCATCAATCCGCTGAAAGGGATGTTCTCGACGCACCCATCAACCACGGACCGCGTCGCCCGCCTCCAGCAGCTGGGCTAG
- the glgP gene encoding alpha-glucan family phosphorylase, which yields MGTTQDANSADLSFTGAQALDEVRKITESTGDPASTLAKIVAFIAGRFRTDVCSAYLLEPDRSRLVLAATVGLRPESVGALRLALSEGLAGLVAEQLGPVSVPEVRLHPRFKYFREAGEDDYHSFLGVPVFSLGVLQGVLVVQTVDPRHFSSEEVQGLVAAAAEVSPVIAEARTLSRFIAPTQERLWSLARDLWWSWDVESVSLFRELDPLRWRQLDHNPVSMLSEIPLAEVDRRAGELTLHSRINYAYRRQQEYLQDDRTWGATHAGVLRPRPVAYFSAEFGLHESIPIYSGGLGLLAGDHVKSASDLDVPLVGVGLFYGQGYFRQRLDSSGWQQEEYIPADESKLPMTPAIATDGQPVVVQIETRTGVIRARVWRLRVGRVSLFLLDTDIDGNAPEDRELTSRLYGGDGRVRIRQEVLLGVGGFRALKAMGITPGVLHLNEGHSAFGVLEAIRVRMEEEGLSFDEAGPRVSREVVFTTHTPVPAGHDRFHAGLVEEHLGPLRESLGISHERLMGLGREHPGDANEEFCMTILGLKLSRRANAVSSLHGEVSRAMWTGLYPGRAEDEVPIGHITNGVHVPTWLAPQMSRLYDRHLGPGWQRRSGEAATWEGIENIDDGELWETHLFLKARLLAFVRRRAVAQAERRNELPETLQRLSRVLNPDVLTIGFARRFATYKRAGLVLSDIELLASLVNDPHRPVQFVFAGKAHPRDEPGKQVLQQIAGLTRDPRFANRIVFVEDYDIRVGRVLVQGVDVWLNNPRRPLEASGTSGQKVVLNGGLNLSVLDGWWAEAYDGQNGFAIGAGRTHSSPEMQDRRDGDDLIRVLCDEVIPLYYQRDRDGLPRGWIKRMKRTIRTLGWRFNADRMVMDYALKCYVPAAGGLSSKVAVGF from the coding sequence ATGGGGACCACACAGGACGCCAACTCAGCCGACCTTAGTTTCACCGGGGCGCAAGCTCTGGACGAAGTCCGTAAGATCACCGAAAGCACCGGTGACCCCGCTTCGACGCTCGCCAAGATCGTCGCCTTTATTGCCGGCCGCTTCCGCACCGATGTTTGTTCCGCCTATCTGCTGGAACCGGACCGTTCGCGGCTCGTGCTGGCGGCCACCGTCGGTCTTCGTCCGGAAAGCGTCGGCGCGCTGCGGCTCGCGCTCAGCGAAGGGCTGGCCGGTCTGGTTGCCGAGCAACTGGGGCCGGTATCGGTGCCGGAAGTCCGACTTCATCCCCGTTTCAAATATTTCCGCGAAGCGGGCGAAGACGACTACCACTCGTTTCTCGGCGTTCCGGTGTTCTCGCTTGGCGTTCTGCAAGGCGTGCTCGTCGTGCAGACGGTCGACCCGCGGCACTTCTCGAGCGAGGAGGTGCAAGGGCTGGTGGCAGCCGCGGCGGAAGTGAGTCCGGTGATCGCCGAGGCGCGCACGTTGTCGCGGTTCATCGCGCCGACTCAGGAACGGCTCTGGTCGCTCGCCCGCGACCTGTGGTGGAGCTGGGATGTGGAGTCGGTAAGCCTGTTCCGCGAACTGGACCCCCTGCGATGGCGCCAGCTCGACCACAACCCGGTTTCCATGCTGAGCGAAATTCCGCTCGCCGAGGTCGACCGCCGCGCGGGCGAGTTGACGCTGCACAGCCGGATCAACTACGCGTATCGCCGCCAGCAGGAGTATCTGCAGGATGACCGCACGTGGGGCGCCACTCATGCCGGCGTTCTGCGCCCGCGTCCGGTGGCTTACTTCTCGGCCGAATTTGGGCTTCACGAGTCGATTCCGATCTATTCCGGCGGCCTCGGCCTGCTGGCCGGCGATCACGTGAAGAGCGCTTCCGATCTCGATGTTCCGCTGGTGGGAGTCGGGCTGTTCTACGGCCAGGGCTATTTCCGCCAACGGCTCGACTCCTCCGGCTGGCAGCAGGAAGAGTACATCCCCGCCGACGAGTCGAAGCTGCCGATGACGCCCGCCATCGCCACCGACGGCCAGCCGGTGGTGGTGCAGATCGAGACGCGAACCGGCGTGATTCGAGCCCGGGTGTGGCGGCTGCGCGTGGGCCGCGTGAGCCTGTTCCTGCTCGATACCGATATCGACGGCAACGCCCCGGAGGACCGCGAACTCACTTCCCGCCTCTATGGCGGCGACGGGCGCGTGCGGATCCGTCAGGAAGTTCTGCTCGGCGTCGGCGGATTTCGCGCCCTGAAGGCGATGGGCATCACGCCCGGCGTGCTTCATCTGAATGAAGGCCACTCGGCGTTCGGCGTGCTCGAGGCGATTCGCGTCCGCATGGAGGAAGAGGGGTTGAGCTTCGATGAGGCCGGCCCGCGCGTCTCCCGCGAAGTGGTATTCACCACGCACACCCCGGTCCCCGCCGGTCACGACCGGTTCCATGCCGGGCTGGTGGAGGAGCACCTTGGGCCGCTCCGGGAAAGCCTCGGCATCTCCCACGAACGGTTGATGGGACTGGGCCGCGAGCATCCTGGCGACGCGAACGAGGAGTTCTGCATGACGATCCTCGGGCTGAAGCTCTCGCGCCGCGCCAACGCGGTTTCGTCCCTCCATGGCGAAGTGTCGCGCGCCATGTGGACCGGGCTTTATCCCGGCCGCGCCGAGGACGAGGTGCCAATCGGGCACATCACCAACGGCGTGCACGTGCCGACGTGGCTGGCGCCGCAGATGTCGCGCCTCTATGACCGCCATCTCGGGCCCGGCTGGCAGCGCCGGTCCGGTGAGGCGGCCACCTGGGAAGGAATCGAGAACATCGACGACGGCGAGCTTTGGGAAACGCACCTGTTCCTGAAGGCCCGCCTGCTGGCATTCGTCCGGCGGCGGGCGGTGGCCCAGGCCGAACGCCGGAACGAACTGCCCGAAACCTTGCAGCGGCTCTCCCGGGTGCTGAATCCGGACGTGCTCACGATCGGATTCGCGCGGCGCTTCGCCACCTACAAGCGCGCCGGGCTGGTCCTCTCCGACATCGAACTTCTCGCGTCGCTGGTGAACGATCCGCACCGCCCGGTGCAGTTCGTATTCGCCGGCAAGGCGCACCCGCGCGACGAACCGGGCAAGCAGGTGCTGCAGCAGATCGCCGGGCTGACGCGGGATCCGCGCTTCGCCAACCGGATCGTCTTCGTGGAAGACTACGATATCCGCGTGGGCCGCGTGCTCGTGCAGGGCGTGGACGTTTGGTTGAACAATCCGCGCAGGCCGCTTGAAGCATCCGGCACCAGCGGGCAGAAGGTAGTGCTCAACGGCGGACTGAATCTCTCGGTTCTCGACGGCTGGTGGGCCGAGGCCTATGACGGGCAGAACGGGTTTGCGATCGGCGCCGGGCGCACGCATTCGAGTCCGGAAATGCAGGATCGGCGCGATGGCGACGACTTGATCCGCGTGCTCTGCGACGAAGTGATCCCGCTCTACTACCAGCGCGACCGCGACGGCTTGCCGCGCGGTTGGATCAAGCGGATGAAACGCACCATCCGCACGCTGGGCTGGCGGTTCAACGCGGACCGCATGGTGATGGACTACGCGTTGAAGTGCTACGTTCCGGCCGCTGGCGGGCTTTCAAGCAAGGTTGCCGTGGGATTCTAG